A single region of the Equus przewalskii isolate Varuska chromosome 26, EquPr2, whole genome shotgun sequence genome encodes:
- the SPOUT1 gene encoding putative methyltransferase C9orf114 homolog isoform X3, whose product MKKLERQRAQEEQAKCQQEEEAAAQGEDRGRPYTLSVALPGSILDNAQSPELRTYLAGQIARACAIFCVDEIVVFDEEGQDAKTVEGEFRGVGKKGQACVQLARILQYLECPQYLRKAFFPKHQDLQFAGLLNPLDSPHHMRQDEESEFREGVVVDRPTRPGQGSFVNCGMKKEVKIDKNLEPGLRVTVRLNQRQLPESKTYRGKVVSSQDPRTKAGLYWGYTVRLASCLSAVFAEAPFQDGYDLTIGTSERGSDVASAQLPSFRHALVVFGGLQGLEAGVDADPNLEVAEPSVLFDLYVNTCPNQGSRTIRTEEAILISLAALQPGLTQAGARPS is encoded by the exons ATGAAAAAACTGGAGCGGCAGCGGGCACAGGAGGAACAGGCAAAGtgccagcaggaggaggaggcagctgcaCAGGGCGAGGACAGAG ggcGGCCCTACACCCTGAGCGTGGCCCTGCCGGGCTCCATCCTGGACAACGCCCAGTCGCCCGAGCTTCGGACCTACCTGGCCGGCCAGATTGCCAGAGCCTGCGCCATCTTCTGTGTGGATGAGATTGTGGTGTTCGATGAAGAGGGCCAAGATGCCAA GACTGTGGAGGGAGAATTCAGGGGAGTTGGCAAGAAGGGACAGGCATGCGTGCAGCTGGCCCGGATCCTGCAGTACCTGGAGTGTCCACA GTACCTGAGAAAGGCATTCTTCCCCAAGCACCAGGATCTGCAGTTTGCAG GGCTCCTGAACCCCTTAGACAGCCCTCACCACATGCGTCAGGATGAGGAATCCGAGTTCCGAGAGGGTGTCGTGGTGGACCGGCCCACCCGGCCAGGCCAGGGCTCCTTTGTCAACTGTGGCATGAAGAAG GAGGTGAAGATTGACAAGAACCTGGAGCCTGGACTTCGGGTGACGGTGCGACTGAACCAGAGGCAGCTCCCAG AAAGCAAGACCTACCGTGGAAAAGTTGTGTCATCACAGGACCCTCGCACCAAAGCTGGTCTCTACTGGGGCTACACGGTCCGCCTGGCATCCTGCCTCA GTGCTGTGTTTGCTGAGGCCCCCTTCCAGGACGGGTATGACCTGACCATTGGGACATCAGAGCGAGGCTCAGATGTGGCTTCTGCCCAGCTTCCCAGCTTCAG GCACGCTCTCGTGGTGTTCGGGGGCCTCCAGGGGCTGGAAGCTGGTGTGGATGCTGACCCCAACCTGGAGGTGGCTGAGCCAAGTGTCCTCTTCGATCTGTACGTCAACACCTGCCCCAACCAGGGCAGCCGCACCATCCGCACGGAG gaagccatCCTCATCTCCCTGGCTGCCTTGCAGCCGGGCCTCACGCAGGCAGGCGCCCGGCCCAGCTGA
- the SPOUT1 gene encoding putative methyltransferase C9orf114 homolog isoform X2 has product MAERLRKRPCGPGEHGQRVEWRKWKKQKKEEKKKWKDLKLMKKLERQRAQEEQAKCQQEEEAAAQGEDRGRPYTLSVALPGSILDNAQSPELRTYLAGQIARACAIFCVDEIVVFDEEGQDAKTVEGEFRGVGKKGQACVQLARILQYLECPQYLRKAFFPKHQDLQFADEEPGSEMSSDPPKLLQLEVKIDKNLEPGLRVTVRLNQRQLPESKTYRGKVVSSQDPRTKAGLYWGYTVRLASCLSAVFAEAPFQDGYDLTIGTSERGSDVASAQLPSFRHALVVFGGLQGLEAGVDADPNLEVAEPSVLFDLYVNTCPNQGSRTIRTEEAILISLAALQPGLTQAGARPS; this is encoded by the exons ATGGCGGAACGCTTGAGGAAGCGGCCTTGCGGCCCG GGTGAACACGGGCAAAGAGTCGAGTGGCGAAAATGGAAGAAACAGA agaaagaggagaaaaagaagtggaAGGATCTCAAGCTGATGAAAAAACTGGAGCGGCAGCGGGCACAGGAGGAACAGGCAAAGtgccagcaggaggaggaggcagctgcaCAGGGCGAGGACAGAG ggcGGCCCTACACCCTGAGCGTGGCCCTGCCGGGCTCCATCCTGGACAACGCCCAGTCGCCCGAGCTTCGGACCTACCTGGCCGGCCAGATTGCCAGAGCCTGCGCCATCTTCTGTGTGGATGAGATTGTGGTGTTCGATGAAGAGGGCCAAGATGCCAA GACTGTGGAGGGAGAATTCAGGGGAGTTGGCAAGAAGGGACAGGCATGCGTGCAGCTGGCCCGGATCCTGCAGTACCTGGAGTGTCCACA GTACCTGAGAAAGGCATTCTTCCCCAAGCACCAGGATCTGCAGTTTGCAG ATGAGGAACCAGGTTCAGAGATGTCAAGTGACCCGCCTAAACTcctacagcta GAGGTGAAGATTGACAAGAACCTGGAGCCTGGACTTCGGGTGACGGTGCGACTGAACCAGAGGCAGCTCCCAG AAAGCAAGACCTACCGTGGAAAAGTTGTGTCATCACAGGACCCTCGCACCAAAGCTGGTCTCTACTGGGGCTACACGGTCCGCCTGGCATCCTGCCTCA GTGCTGTGTTTGCTGAGGCCCCCTTCCAGGACGGGTATGACCTGACCATTGGGACATCAGAGCGAGGCTCAGATGTGGCTTCTGCCCAGCTTCCCAGCTTCAG GCACGCTCTCGTGGTGTTCGGGGGCCTCCAGGGGCTGGAAGCTGGTGTGGATGCTGACCCCAACCTGGAGGTGGCTGAGCCAAGTGTCCTCTTCGATCTGTACGTCAACACCTGCCCCAACCAGGGCAGCCGCACCATCCGCACGGAG gaagccatCCTCATCTCCCTGGCTGCCTTGCAGCCGGGCCTCACGCAGGCAGGCGCCCGGCCCAGCTGA
- the SPOUT1 gene encoding putative methyltransferase C9orf114 homolog isoform X4, with protein sequence MKKLERQRAQEEQAKCQQEEEAAAQGEDRGRPYTLSVALPGSILDNAQSPELRTYLAGQIARACAIFCVDEIVVFDEEGQDAKTVEGEFRGVGKKGQACVQLARILQYLECPQYLRKAFFPKHQDLQFADEEPGSEMSSDPPKLLQLEVKIDKNLEPGLRVTVRLNQRQLPESKTYRGKVVSSQDPRTKAGLYWGYTVRLASCLSAVFAEAPFQDGYDLTIGTSERGSDVASAQLPSFRHALVVFGGLQGLEAGVDADPNLEVAEPSVLFDLYVNTCPNQGSRTIRTEEAILISLAALQPGLTQAGARPS encoded by the exons ATGAAAAAACTGGAGCGGCAGCGGGCACAGGAGGAACAGGCAAAGtgccagcaggaggaggaggcagctgcaCAGGGCGAGGACAGAG ggcGGCCCTACACCCTGAGCGTGGCCCTGCCGGGCTCCATCCTGGACAACGCCCAGTCGCCCGAGCTTCGGACCTACCTGGCCGGCCAGATTGCCAGAGCCTGCGCCATCTTCTGTGTGGATGAGATTGTGGTGTTCGATGAAGAGGGCCAAGATGCCAA GACTGTGGAGGGAGAATTCAGGGGAGTTGGCAAGAAGGGACAGGCATGCGTGCAGCTGGCCCGGATCCTGCAGTACCTGGAGTGTCCACA GTACCTGAGAAAGGCATTCTTCCCCAAGCACCAGGATCTGCAGTTTGCAG ATGAGGAACCAGGTTCAGAGATGTCAAGTGACCCGCCTAAACTcctacagcta GAGGTGAAGATTGACAAGAACCTGGAGCCTGGACTTCGGGTGACGGTGCGACTGAACCAGAGGCAGCTCCCAG AAAGCAAGACCTACCGTGGAAAAGTTGTGTCATCACAGGACCCTCGCACCAAAGCTGGTCTCTACTGGGGCTACACGGTCCGCCTGGCATCCTGCCTCA GTGCTGTGTTTGCTGAGGCCCCCTTCCAGGACGGGTATGACCTGACCATTGGGACATCAGAGCGAGGCTCAGATGTGGCTTCTGCCCAGCTTCCCAGCTTCAG GCACGCTCTCGTGGTGTTCGGGGGCCTCCAGGGGCTGGAAGCTGGTGTGGATGCTGACCCCAACCTGGAGGTGGCTGAGCCAAGTGTCCTCTTCGATCTGTACGTCAACACCTGCCCCAACCAGGGCAGCCGCACCATCCGCACGGAG gaagccatCCTCATCTCCCTGGCTGCCTTGCAGCCGGGCCTCACGCAGGCAGGCGCCCGGCCCAGCTGA
- the SPOUT1 gene encoding putative methyltransferase C9orf114 homolog isoform X5: MAERLRKRPCGPGEHGQRVEWRKWKKQKKEEKKKWKDLKLMKKLERQRAQEEQAKCQQEEEAAAQGEDRGRPYTLSVALPGSILDNAQSPELRTYLAGQIARACAIFCVDEIVVFDEEGQDAKTVEGEFRGVGKKGQACVQLARILQYLECPQYLRKAFFPKHQDLQFAESKTYRGKVVSSQDPRTKAGLYWGYTVRLASCLSAVFAEAPFQDGYDLTIGTSERGSDVASAQLPSFRHALVVFGGLQGLEAGVDADPNLEVAEPSVLFDLYVNTCPNQGSRTIRTEEAILISLAALQPGLTQAGARPS, translated from the exons ATGGCGGAACGCTTGAGGAAGCGGCCTTGCGGCCCG GGTGAACACGGGCAAAGAGTCGAGTGGCGAAAATGGAAGAAACAGA agaaagaggagaaaaagaagtggaAGGATCTCAAGCTGATGAAAAAACTGGAGCGGCAGCGGGCACAGGAGGAACAGGCAAAGtgccagcaggaggaggaggcagctgcaCAGGGCGAGGACAGAG ggcGGCCCTACACCCTGAGCGTGGCCCTGCCGGGCTCCATCCTGGACAACGCCCAGTCGCCCGAGCTTCGGACCTACCTGGCCGGCCAGATTGCCAGAGCCTGCGCCATCTTCTGTGTGGATGAGATTGTGGTGTTCGATGAAGAGGGCCAAGATGCCAA GACTGTGGAGGGAGAATTCAGGGGAGTTGGCAAGAAGGGACAGGCATGCGTGCAGCTGGCCCGGATCCTGCAGTACCTGGAGTGTCCACA GTACCTGAGAAAGGCATTCTTCCCCAAGCACCAGGATCTGCAGTTTGCAG AAAGCAAGACCTACCGTGGAAAAGTTGTGTCATCACAGGACCCTCGCACCAAAGCTGGTCTCTACTGGGGCTACACGGTCCGCCTGGCATCCTGCCTCA GTGCTGTGTTTGCTGAGGCCCCCTTCCAGGACGGGTATGACCTGACCATTGGGACATCAGAGCGAGGCTCAGATGTGGCTTCTGCCCAGCTTCCCAGCTTCAG GCACGCTCTCGTGGTGTTCGGGGGCCTCCAGGGGCTGGAAGCTGGTGTGGATGCTGACCCCAACCTGGAGGTGGCTGAGCCAAGTGTCCTCTTCGATCTGTACGTCAACACCTGCCCCAACCAGGGCAGCCGCACCATCCGCACGGAG gaagccatCCTCATCTCCCTGGCTGCCTTGCAGCCGGGCCTCACGCAGGCAGGCGCCCGGCCCAGCTGA
- the SPOUT1 gene encoding putative methyltransferase C9orf114 homolog isoform X1 has translation MAERLRKRPCGPGEHGQRVEWRKWKKQKKEEKKKWKDLKLMKKLERQRAQEEQAKCQQEEEAAAQGEDRGRPYTLSVALPGSILDNAQSPELRTYLAGQIARACAIFCVDEIVVFDEEGQDAKTVEGEFRGVGKKGQACVQLARILQYLECPQYLRKAFFPKHQDLQFAGLLNPLDSPHHMRQDEESEFREGVVVDRPTRPGQGSFVNCGMKKEVKIDKNLEPGLRVTVRLNQRQLPESKTYRGKVVSSQDPRTKAGLYWGYTVRLASCLSAVFAEAPFQDGYDLTIGTSERGSDVASAQLPSFRHALVVFGGLQGLEAGVDADPNLEVAEPSVLFDLYVNTCPNQGSRTIRTEEAILISLAALQPGLTQAGARPS, from the exons ATGGCGGAACGCTTGAGGAAGCGGCCTTGCGGCCCG GGTGAACACGGGCAAAGAGTCGAGTGGCGAAAATGGAAGAAACAGA agaaagaggagaaaaagaagtggaAGGATCTCAAGCTGATGAAAAAACTGGAGCGGCAGCGGGCACAGGAGGAACAGGCAAAGtgccagcaggaggaggaggcagctgcaCAGGGCGAGGACAGAG ggcGGCCCTACACCCTGAGCGTGGCCCTGCCGGGCTCCATCCTGGACAACGCCCAGTCGCCCGAGCTTCGGACCTACCTGGCCGGCCAGATTGCCAGAGCCTGCGCCATCTTCTGTGTGGATGAGATTGTGGTGTTCGATGAAGAGGGCCAAGATGCCAA GACTGTGGAGGGAGAATTCAGGGGAGTTGGCAAGAAGGGACAGGCATGCGTGCAGCTGGCCCGGATCCTGCAGTACCTGGAGTGTCCACA GTACCTGAGAAAGGCATTCTTCCCCAAGCACCAGGATCTGCAGTTTGCAG GGCTCCTGAACCCCTTAGACAGCCCTCACCACATGCGTCAGGATGAGGAATCCGAGTTCCGAGAGGGTGTCGTGGTGGACCGGCCCACCCGGCCAGGCCAGGGCTCCTTTGTCAACTGTGGCATGAAGAAG GAGGTGAAGATTGACAAGAACCTGGAGCCTGGACTTCGGGTGACGGTGCGACTGAACCAGAGGCAGCTCCCAG AAAGCAAGACCTACCGTGGAAAAGTTGTGTCATCACAGGACCCTCGCACCAAAGCTGGTCTCTACTGGGGCTACACGGTCCGCCTGGCATCCTGCCTCA GTGCTGTGTTTGCTGAGGCCCCCTTCCAGGACGGGTATGACCTGACCATTGGGACATCAGAGCGAGGCTCAGATGTGGCTTCTGCCCAGCTTCCCAGCTTCAG GCACGCTCTCGTGGTGTTCGGGGGCCTCCAGGGGCTGGAAGCTGGTGTGGATGCTGACCCCAACCTGGAGGTGGCTGAGCCAAGTGTCCTCTTCGATCTGTACGTCAACACCTGCCCCAACCAGGGCAGCCGCACCATCCGCACGGAG gaagccatCCTCATCTCCCTGGCTGCCTTGCAGCCGGGCCTCACGCAGGCAGGCGCCCGGCCCAGCTGA